One Bacillus sp. E(2018) genomic window, TATGTTGGATGCAAGACAACACGTATTTTTACAATCGGTAAGATTTAAACCAACAGAACTTTATAAAGAGAAGTATGAAAGACTAGAGATAATCTTTGACGTTACGCCTGATTCCATCGATCTTTATATATATGTGATCTTTAAATCGACCTTTAGTAAACTCAACAGCAATCCTTTCAACTATGTTCTATTGCAGCTGACTAAAGAGATCAGTCATTACCCGAATGAGATAACGAGAAGAATTAAAAGATTCTTAGATGATTTAAAGAAAACAGATATAGCGGACTATGTTTATTAATTGTTTATAGTACTTTGTATTTGTGATTAATAAACTTAAAAGAATAACGTTATCAACATATATGTCGTTGTATATGTTGGTGTTAATAATGATGTTGATATCTAAAAAGTTGTGATACTTTGAAAGCCATTTTGTTTCAGCATTTTTTTTTTCGGTTTAAATCAATTTCGGGCGGCAGCACGACAGACTGATCAGAAAGGAAAACCGTTTTTCTGTCACTCTGTAACGTGTCGCTTCGGTATTAAATCGACCGATAACCACGGTCTGTACGGTTCATCCTTCACCTACACACCGATAGGTTCCTGTTCTATTTGCGGATACCCGCCATACCGAACGAGCCGGAAACCCAAAATAGAAAAGAAATAAAAAAGGAAAAAATGCTACTCGAGTTTGATAGTAGCATCCTTTACTTAAAGTAACGTGGTGCAGTTTTCTAATGAGAATTTGCAATAACAAGATAAACGGTAGTATTAAAGATAATTTGAACGACATTATATATTTAAGATAAACCGAGTGAACGGGGCTTGGTTTATCTTATTTAATATTATTGTAGGGATATTGGGATTTAATGTTAAAATAAATATAATGAAATTCTTTATTCAACTAACGAGGCAGATTACTTGAAGAACACAATTTCTTATTGAAGGAGAATTTATGAATATCAGATTGTTGAAACCATCAGATGCAAGACAATATTGGGGTTTAAGATTAGAGGCTTTAGAACAAAATCCCGAAGCGTTCGCTACAAGTTATGAGGAAGCAATACAAAGAGAAAATCCAATAGATGGTGTAGCTAAAAATTTAACTAACGAAGGAAACTTTACATTTGGGGCGTTCAGTAACGAAGAACTTGTTGGGGTTGTCACTTTACTACAAGAAACCCCTATAAAACTTAGTCACCGAGCAAATATATTGGCAATGTATGTAAGTCCTAAAATGCGTGGCGTTGGTGTAGGTAAAGAACTATTATTGGAAGCGATTGAACAAGCAAAATCAATTAAAGTTATAGAAAAGATTAATTTAACGGTTGTAACATCAAATGAAAGAGCAAAGAAACTTTACGGAAATTTAGGCTTTAAAGTCTTTGGAACTGAAATACAAGCGTTTAAAATTGATGACAAGTATTTCGATGAAGATTATATGGTTTTGTTTTTATAATAAACAAGCTCTTATTAAAGTCAACGGAGGAAATAAGGGAAGAAAATATGAGTAAAAACGCACAGATTTAAAAAATTGTGCGTTTTTGTATGCCATTTATAGTGTTAATTAATTTGTAATTGAAATGCTAAATCCACTGTTATTTAACTTGTGAATTCGCTTTTTCCCTCCCAAAACTGAACCAGTTAGTATTACTGGAGGGAACTACTTAAAACATAAATCAATAAATACTATGTTAAAGCTCTTAAGATTGATATAAGAGTAGAATCTATTAAAGAAATTACAGAAGTAAAGAAAGTAGTGAGTCCGATGAAAGTAGCTACATTTAATGTTTGGAATCATAACGATACATGGGCTTTAAGAAAAGAGATTATTATTCATGAGATTATGAGAATTGATGCAGATATCATTGCTCTTCAGGAATTACCAAATCTTGAAGAACTTGAATATATCTTAAAACAAGTTGGAATAGACCAATACTCTTTTAAGAGTTATCCAGGTGATAAAGAAGGACTCGTCGTTTTATCG contains:
- a CDS encoding GNAT family N-acetyltransferase — its product is MNIRLLKPSDARQYWGLRLEALEQNPEAFATSYEEAIQRENPIDGVAKNLTNEGNFTFGAFSNEELVGVVTLLQETPIKLSHRANILAMYVSPKMRGVGVGKELLLEAIEQAKSIKVIEKINLTVVTSNERAKKLYGNLGFKVFGTEIQAFKIDDKYFDEDYMVLFL